Proteins encoded within one genomic window of Pseudomonas cannabina:
- a CDS encoding extracellular solute-binding protein, translating to MQASKRLLAALTLTLLGGTAQAADEVVVYSSRIDELIKPVFDAYTAKTGVKIKFITDKEAPLMQRIKAEGENATADLLLTVDAGNLWQAEQMGILQPFTSPVIEANIPAQYRSSTHGWAGLSLRARTIAYSTDRVKPAELTTYEALADKNWEGRLCLRTAKKVYNQSLTATLIETHGAEASEKILKGWVNNLSTDVFSDDIAVLEAINAGQCDVGIVNTYYYGRLHKQNPKLAVKLFWPNQADRGVHVNLSGIGLTRHAPHPEAAKALVEWMTGPEAQTIFSSVNQEFPANPNVAPSEEVASWGQFKADTIPVEVAGKRQAEAIRMMDRAGWN from the coding sequence ATGCAGGCAAGCAAGCGTCTTCTGGCTGCTCTGACACTGACTTTGCTGGGCGGCACCGCTCAGGCCGCCGACGAGGTGGTGGTGTATTCCTCCCGGATCGACGAGCTGATCAAACCGGTATTCGACGCCTACACCGCCAAAACCGGGGTGAAGATCAAATTCATCACTGACAAGGAAGCGCCGTTGATGCAGCGCATCAAGGCCGAGGGCGAGAATGCGACTGCCGACCTGCTGCTGACAGTCGATGCCGGCAACCTCTGGCAGGCCGAGCAAATGGGTATTCTGCAGCCGTTTACCTCGCCGGTGATCGAAGCCAATATCCCCGCGCAATACCGCTCATCCACCCACGGCTGGGCTGGCCTGAGCCTGCGCGCGCGCACCATCGCCTATTCCACTGATCGGGTGAAGCCGGCGGAGCTGACCACTTACGAGGCGCTGGCCGACAAGAACTGGGAAGGGCGCCTGTGCCTGCGTACGGCGAAGAAGGTTTACAACCAGTCGCTGACCGCCACATTGATCGAAACCCACGGCGCTGAAGCGTCCGAGAAGATCCTCAAGGGCTGGGTCAACAACCTGTCCACTGATGTGTTTTCCGACGATATCGCGGTGCTTGAGGCGATCAATGCCGGGCAGTGCGACGTCGGCATCGTCAACACTTACTATTACGGCCGTCTGCACAAGCAGAACCCGAAGCTGGCGGTGAAGCTGTTTTGGCCGAACCAGGCGGATCGCGGTGTGCACGTCAACCTGTCAGGCATTGGTCTGACCAGACATGCACCGCACCCGGAAGCCGCCAAGGCACTGGTCGAATGGATGACCGGTCCCGAGGCGCAGACGATTTTCTCCAGCGTCAATCAGGAGTTCCCGGCCAACCCGAACGTGGCACCGTCGGAAGAAGTGGCGAGCTGGGGTCAGTTCAAGGCTGACACCATCCCGGTCGAAGTGGCAGGCAAGCGCCAGGCAGAAGCCATCCGCATGATGGATCGCGCCGGCTGGAATTGA
- a CDS encoding Crp/Fnr family transcriptional regulator produces MTNGVLWRSSLLSGYWFSHLPAALQDSLLHAARQVRKTPGKLLFEKGATPCGLYVLMEGNVRIGGAHLQRLGPRQEPIPRPYWFGEVSLFDNLPRRFYVCSLDQTIFLHVPHSFLVSLLEQHPEYWRSFAALLSQKLGLPLQNPEKLRQLPPRSRVAWRLLLLSEGYGPLSHARRLIALDEISSLQDLSLSALLEVLEDLHERKVVRLGIGQLEVFDVEKLRRIANFSKVKAVC; encoded by the coding sequence ATGACAAACGGAGTGCTATGGCGGTCATCGTTGCTGTCCGGCTACTGGTTTTCTCACCTGCCCGCCGCTTTGCAGGATAGCTTGCTGCATGCCGCTCGCCAGGTCCGCAAGACACCGGGCAAGCTGCTGTTCGAAAAAGGCGCCACGCCCTGTGGGCTTTATGTGCTGATGGAAGGCAACGTGCGCATCGGCGGTGCCCATCTACAGCGCCTGGGCCCCAGGCAGGAGCCGATCCCGCGGCCTTACTGGTTCGGTGAAGTATCGCTGTTCGACAACCTGCCTCGCCGGTTCTATGTCTGCTCACTGGATCAGACCATTTTTCTGCATGTACCCCATTCATTTCTCGTCTCGTTGCTCGAACAGCACCCCGAGTACTGGCGGTCGTTCGCCGCGCTGCTGAGCCAGAAACTCGGCTTGCCCCTGCAAAACCCCGAAAAGCTGCGACAACTGCCCCCCAGGTCGCGGGTCGCCTGGCGGTTGCTGTTGCTGAGTGAGGGGTATGGGCCGCTGAGTCATGCGCGGCGCTTGATCGCGCTGGATGAAATCAGCTCGCTGCAAGATCTCTCGCTGTCGGCGTTGCTGGAAGTGCTTGAAGACCTGCACGAGCGCAAGGTCGTGCGCCTGGGGATAGGGCAACTGGAAGTGTTCGACGTCGAAAAATTACGCAGGATCGCGAACTTTTCCAAGGTAAAAGCGGTGTGCTGA
- a CDS encoding DUF962 domain-containing protein, which produces MKTLVDHLSQYASYHRDSRNIVTHFVGIPLIVLAVAVLLSRPGWDIGGLWFSPAAVVTLASTVFYLKLDRALGVVMAGLLALCVWAGALVAQQATMVWLSAGVGLFVFGWIIQFIGHYYEGRKPAFIDDVTGLIIGPLFVVAELAFLMGLRKPLRHAIEERSGPVGRNVRKAAV; this is translated from the coding sequence ATGAAAACCCTTGTCGATCATCTCAGCCAATACGCGTCCTATCATCGTGATTCGCGCAATATCGTGACGCACTTCGTGGGTATCCCTTTAATTGTGCTGGCGGTGGCGGTGCTGCTGTCGCGTCCGGGCTGGGACATTGGCGGGCTATGGTTTTCGCCTGCGGCCGTGGTGACACTGGCGTCGACGGTCTTTTACCTGAAACTGGACCGTGCGCTGGGTGTGGTGATGGCGGGTTTGCTGGCGCTGTGCGTCTGGGCTGGCGCACTTGTGGCGCAGCAGGCCACCATGGTCTGGCTGAGTGCAGGAGTCGGGTTGTTCGTCTTCGGCTGGATCATCCAGTTCATCGGCCATTACTACGAAGGCCGCAAACCGGCGTTTATCGATGATGTGACCGGACTGATCATCGGCCCTTTGTTCGTGGTCGCGGAACTGGCATTCCTGATGGGCCTGCGCAAACCGCTGCGCCACGCCATCGAAGAACGCTCCGGCCCGGTGGGACGAAATGTGCGCAAAGCGGCGGTGTGA
- a CDS encoding sulfate/molybdate ABC transporter ATP-binding protein, whose protein sequence is MSIEVRNVSKNFNAFKALNSISLDIQSGELVALLGPSGCGKTTLLRIIAGLETPDDGSIVFHGEDVSGHDVRDRNVGFVFQHYALFRHMTVFDNVAFGLRMKPKRERPNETRIAEKVHELLNMVQLDWLADRYPEQLSGGQRQRIALARALAVEPKVLLLDEPFGALDAKVRKELRRWLARLHEDINLTSVFVTHDQEEAMEVADRIVVMNKGVIEQIGSPGEVYEHPSNDFVYHFLGDSNRLSLGEEGHVLFRPHEVSLSRQEIEDHYAAEVRDIRPLGATTRVTLKVEGQSELIEAEVVKDHDSLVGLARGETLFFKPKVWQKL, encoded by the coding sequence ATGTCGATCGAAGTCCGTAACGTCAGCAAGAATTTCAACGCCTTCAAAGCCCTGAACAGCATCAGTCTGGACATCCAGAGTGGCGAGCTGGTGGCTTTGCTCGGCCCGTCAGGCTGCGGCAAGACCACACTGCTGCGTATCATTGCCGGTCTGGAAACCCCGGACGACGGCAGCATCGTGTTTCATGGCGAAGATGTGTCCGGGCATGACGTGCGTGATCGTAACGTCGGGTTCGTGTTTCAGCATTACGCGCTGTTCCGCCACATGACCGTGTTCGACAACGTTGCCTTCGGCTTGCGCATGAAGCCCAAGCGCGAGCGCCCGAACGAAACGCGCATCGCCGAAAAAGTCCACGAACTGCTGAACATGGTGCAACTGGACTGGCTGGCTGATCGCTACCCCGAGCAGTTGTCGGGCGGTCAGCGGCAGCGTATCGCACTGGCCCGGGCGTTGGCGGTCGAGCCGAAAGTGTTGTTGCTGGATGAGCCGTTCGGCGCGCTGGACGCCAAGGTCCGCAAGGAACTGCGGCGCTGGCTGGCGCGCTTGCACGAAGACATCAACCTGACCTCGGTGTTCGTGACCCACGATCAGGAAGAGGCCATGGAAGTGGCTGACCGTATTGTGGTCATGAACAAAGGCGTGATCGAACAGATCGGCTCACCGGGCGAGGTGTACGAGCACCCGTCCAACGATTTCGTCTACCACTTCCTGGGTGACTCCAATCGCCTGAGCCTGGGTGAAGAGGGTCACGTCTTGTTCCGCCCGCACGAGGTTTCGTTGTCGCGTCAGGAAATCGAAGACCACTACGCCGCCGAAGTCCGCGACATCCGCCCGCTGGGTGCGACCACACGGGTCACGCTGAAGGTGGAAGGGCAGAGCGAACTGATCGAAGCCGAAGTGGTGAAGGATCACGACAGCCTGGTCGGGCTGGCGAGGGGCGAGACCCTGTTCTTCAAACCGAAGGTGTGGCAGAAGCTTTGA
- the cysW gene encoding sulfate ABC transporter permease subunit CysW translates to MSYSSVSAAASANAARRGSAVSRRILIGLCWLVFVLFLGLPLFIVVSQGLKNGLGAFFTAILEPDALSALKLTVIAVLISVPLNLVFGVSAAWCVSKYSFRGKSILVTLIDLPFSVTPVIAGLVYVLMFGAQGLFGPWLQDHDIQIVFALPGIVLATIFVTVPFVARELIPLMQEQGTQDEEAARLLGANGWQMFWHVTVPNIKWGLIYGVVLCTARAMGEFGAVSVVSGHIRGVTNTLPLHVEILYNEYNHVAAFAVASLLLILALFILLLKQWSESRINRLRHNAAEE, encoded by the coding sequence ATGTCTTATTCATCTGTTTCAGCCGCCGCCTCCGCCAACGCCGCCCGTCGTGGCAGCGCGGTGTCGCGACGCATCCTGATCGGCCTGTGCTGGCTGGTGTTCGTGCTGTTTCTGGGTTTGCCGCTGTTTATCGTGGTCTCCCAGGGACTGAAAAACGGTCTGGGCGCGTTCTTCACCGCGATCCTCGAGCCGGACGCCTTGTCGGCGCTCAAGCTGACCGTGATTGCCGTGCTGATTTCGGTGCCGCTCAATCTGGTGTTCGGTGTCAGCGCGGCCTGGTGCGTGAGTAAATACTCGTTCCGTGGCAAGAGCATTCTGGTCACGCTGATCGACCTGCCGTTCTCGGTGACGCCGGTCATTGCCGGTCTGGTCTACGTGCTGATGTTCGGCGCGCAGGGCCTGTTCGGGCCGTGGTTGCAGGATCATGACATCCAGATCGTGTTTGCCCTGCCGGGCATCGTGCTGGCGACCATCTTCGTCACCGTGCCGTTCGTGGCGCGTGAGCTGATCCCGCTGATGCAGGAGCAGGGCACGCAGGACGAGGAAGCCGCGCGACTGCTCGGCGCCAATGGCTGGCAGATGTTCTGGCACGTCACGGTGCCGAACATCAAATGGGGCCTGATCTACGGCGTGGTGCTGTGTACCGCACGGGCGATGGGCGAGTTTGGCGCGGTATCGGTGGTGTCCGGGCACATTCGCGGCGTTACCAACACCCTGCCGTTGCACGTCGAAATTCTCTACAACGAGTACAACCACGTCGCAGCCTTTGCCGTGGCGAGCCTGTTGCTGATCCTGGCGCTGTTCATCCTGCTGCTCAAGCAGTGGAGCGAATCCCGCATTAACCGTCTGCGCCATAACGCGGCGGAGGAATAA
- the cysT gene encoding sulfate ABC transporter permease subunit CysT: protein MSRRISPVIPGFGLTLGYTLVYLSLIVLIPLAAMFVHAAQLTWDQFWTIITAPRVIAALKLSFGTAFYAALINGVIGTLLAWVLVRYTFPGRKIIDAMIDLPFALPTAVAGIALTALYAPNGWVGQFAADLGFKIAYTPLGITLALTFVTLPFVVRTVQPVLADIPREVEEAAACLGARPWQVFRHILVPALLPAWLTGFALAFARGVGEYGSVIFIAGNMPMKTEILPLLIMVKLDQYDYTGATAIGVMMLVVSFILLLLINLLQRRIETPS, encoded by the coding sequence ATGTCGCGTCGCATTTCCCCCGTCATACCCGGCTTCGGGCTGACGCTGGGTTACACCTTGGTGTACCTCAGTCTGATTGTGCTAATACCGCTGGCCGCCATGTTCGTGCATGCCGCGCAGCTCACCTGGGATCAGTTCTGGACCATCATCACGGCGCCTCGCGTGATTGCGGCGCTCAAGCTGAGTTTCGGCACCGCGTTCTATGCGGCCCTGATCAATGGCGTGATCGGTACGCTGCTGGCCTGGGTGCTGGTGCGTTACACCTTCCCCGGACGCAAGATCATCGACGCGATGATCGATCTGCCGTTCGCCCTGCCGACTGCGGTGGCCGGTATCGCCCTGACAGCGCTGTACGCGCCGAATGGCTGGGTCGGGCAGTTCGCTGCGGATCTGGGCTTCAAGATCGCCTATACGCCATTGGGTATCACCCTCGCGCTGACGTTCGTGACGCTGCCGTTCGTGGTGCGGACCGTGCAGCCGGTGCTGGCCGATATCCCCCGTGAAGTCGAAGAAGCCGCTGCCTGTCTCGGGGCGCGTCCGTGGCAGGTGTTTCGCCATATTCTCGTTCCGGCCTTGCTGCCCGCCTGGTTGACCGGTTTCGCCCTGGCGTTTGCCCGCGGCGTGGGCGAGTACGGTTCGGTGATCTTCATCGCCGGCAACATGCCGATGAAAACCGAAATCCTGCCGCTGCTGATCATGGTCAAGCTCGACCAGTACGATTACACCGGCGCAACGGCTATCGGCGTGATGATGCTGGTGGTGTCTTTCATTCTGCTGCTGCTGATCAATCTGTTGCAGCGGCGCATCGAAACCCCATCCTGA
- a CDS encoding sulfate ABC transporter substrate-binding protein, producing the protein MSIRRFALAAIASAVFAGSAVAKDYELLNVSYDPTRELYQDYNAEFVSHWKKTHPDDKVEIKQSHGGSGKQARGVIDGLRADVVTLALAGDIDEIAKLGKSLPENWQTRLPDASTPYTSTIVFLVRKGNPKGIKDWGDLIKKDVSVITPNPKTSGGARWNFLAAWAYGLKAGGGDEAKAKEYVQTLFKHVPILDTGARGSTITFVNNGQGDVLLAWENEAFLALKEEGGKDKFDIVVPSLSILAEPPVAVVDKNAEKKGNTEIATEYLKHLYSKEGQEIAAKNFYRPRDKEIAAKYESQFPKLDLVTIDKDFGGWKTAQPKFFNDGGVFDQIYQAQ; encoded by the coding sequence ATGTCCATTCGCCGCTTTGCACTGGCCGCTATCGCCAGTGCCGTTTTCGCAGGTTCGGCTGTTGCCAAGGATTACGAACTGCTCAACGTGTCTTACGACCCGACGCGCGAGCTGTATCAGGATTACAACGCAGAATTCGTCAGCCACTGGAAGAAGACTCATCCGGACGACAAGGTCGAGATCAAGCAGTCTCACGGCGGCTCGGGCAAGCAGGCGCGTGGTGTGATCGACGGCCTGCGTGCCGACGTGGTGACCCTGGCGCTGGCCGGTGACATCGACGAAATCGCCAAACTCGGTAAGTCCCTGCCTGAAAACTGGCAGACCCGCCTGCCGGACGCGAGCACCCCGTACACCTCGACCATCGTGTTTCTGGTGCGCAAGGGCAACCCGAAAGGCATCAAGGACTGGGGCGACCTGATCAAGAAAGACGTTTCCGTGATCACGCCTAACCCGAAAACCTCCGGCGGCGCTCGCTGGAATTTCCTGGCTGCATGGGCTTACGGCCTGAAAGCGGGCGGCGGCGATGAAGCCAAAGCCAAGGAATACGTGCAGACGTTGTTCAAGCATGTGCCGATTCTGGACACCGGCGCTCGTGGCTCGACCATCACCTTCGTCAACAACGGCCAGGGTGACGTGTTGCTGGCCTGGGAAAACGAAGCGTTTCTGGCGTTGAAAGAGGAGGGCGGCAAGGACAAGTTCGACATCGTCGTGCCGTCGCTGTCGATTCTCGCCGAGCCGCCAGTGGCCGTGGTCGACAAAAATGCCGAGAAGAAGGGCAACACCGAGATCGCGACCGAGTACCTCAAGCACCTGTACAGCAAGGAAGGGCAGGAAATTGCCGCAAAAAACTTCTATCGTCCACGTGACAAAGAAATCGCTGCCAAATACGAGAGCCAGTTTCCAAAACTGGATCTGGTGACTATCGACAAAGACTTTGGCGGCTGGAAGACTGCGCAGCCGAAGTTTTTCAATGATGGCGGCGTGTTCGACCAGATTTACCAGGCGCAATAA
- the oscA gene encoding sulfur starvation response protein OscA codes for MSASLRSVDGQDEAAILREIQSALRDLRFGAVEITVHNAQVVQIERKEKFRLQNPAAKQS; via the coding sequence ATGAGCGCATCTCTACGTAGTGTTGACGGTCAGGACGAAGCAGCAATTCTGCGTGAGATACAGAGTGCGTTGCGTGACCTGCGTTTCGGCGCCGTCGAAATCACTGTGCACAACGCACAGGTGGTGCAGATCGAGCGCAAGGAAAAATTCCGCTTGCAGAACCCAGCCGCCAAGCAAAGCTGA
- the dibA gene encoding phosphodiesterase DibA → MSEYSRGALRTAVLYGLLSILWFVTGDYLLSVFVEDPARLAFGQQMIGYSWALLSAVMIFIVRDRLKGIVGGEATFARQQEDYDRLLLAAVVFDSTREGVLVSDADGRIVHVNRAFVDITGYQAEEVLGFNPSKFKSGRHGPEFYRQMYHSLLSAGQWSGEIWNRRKSGEIYPQWQTIRSIKGDDGKARHYVAVFSDITAIKRSEQELAQLAHYDALTELPNRLLLTDRISQALTSARSSRRGCALLLVDLDNFRNINDSLGHNIGDEVLKAAAERLKVLSGSDTTVSRLGGDEFALLVKNCTQMVHAAALAQQVINAFKPPYAIAGHQLFVTASIGISLFPGDALTAEQLLRNADSALFKAKNDGREGFALYTEELTAQAQQRVQLASELRQAIEQEELRVFYQPVYDLNTGRICAAEALVRWQHPTRGMVSPGEFIPIAEQNGLIVDIDAWVLNTACRQMQTWLAAGVPIASVAVNVSSRLFSRGDLDRQVAQVLSETGLDPVFLELEVTESAVMEDPEQAIEQLHRLRELGLSLAIDDFGTGYSSLLRLKSMPVQKLKIDQGFVAGLPGDDDDIAIVRAVIALASSLGMHVLAEGIEHASQASFLLSNGCQLGQGYWFARPMAAQAIDWSHAPAFN, encoded by the coding sequence ATGTCCGAATATTCCCGTGGCGCGCTGCGAACCGCCGTCCTGTATGGGCTGCTGTCGATTCTGTGGTTCGTGACCGGCGACTACTTGCTGTCGGTTTTTGTCGAAGATCCGGCGCGACTGGCCTTCGGCCAACAGATGATCGGTTACAGCTGGGCGCTGCTCAGCGCCGTCATGATCTTCATTGTGCGTGACAGACTGAAGGGCATCGTCGGCGGCGAAGCGACGTTCGCGCGACAGCAGGAGGACTATGACCGGCTGCTGCTCGCGGCGGTGGTGTTCGACAGCACGCGTGAGGGCGTGCTGGTCAGTGATGCAGACGGGCGCATTGTCCACGTCAACCGCGCCTTTGTGGACATCACCGGCTATCAGGCCGAAGAAGTGCTGGGTTTCAACCCCAGCAAATTCAAGTCCGGCCGCCATGGCCCGGAGTTTTATCGACAGATGTACCACTCGCTGCTCAGTGCCGGGCAGTGGAGCGGCGAGATCTGGAATCGGCGCAAAAGCGGCGAGATCTACCCGCAGTGGCAGACCATCCGCAGCATCAAGGGCGATGACGGCAAAGCCAGGCATTACGTGGCGGTGTTTTCCGACATCACCGCCATCAAGCGCTCCGAGCAGGAGCTGGCGCAACTGGCGCACTACGATGCGTTGACGGAGCTGCCCAACCGCCTGCTGCTGACCGACCGTATCAGCCAGGCGCTGACGTCCGCTCGCTCCAGCAGGCGCGGTTGTGCGTTGCTGCTGGTGGACCTGGATAACTTCAGAAACATCAACGATAGCCTCGGCCATAACATCGGCGACGAGGTGCTCAAGGCGGCTGCCGAACGGCTCAAGGTGCTGTCCGGCAGTGACACGACGGTCTCGCGTCTGGGCGGCGATGAATTCGCACTGTTGGTCAAAAATTGTACACAGATGGTGCACGCTGCCGCCCTTGCGCAGCAGGTCATCAATGCGTTCAAGCCGCCTTATGCAATTGCCGGGCATCAGTTGTTTGTCACTGCCAGCATCGGCATCAGCCTGTTTCCCGGTGACGCCCTGACTGCGGAACAACTGTTGCGCAATGCCGATTCGGCGCTGTTCAAGGCCAAAAACGATGGTCGGGAGGGCTTTGCCCTGTACACCGAGGAGCTGACCGCCCAGGCCCAGCAACGGGTGCAACTGGCCAGCGAGCTGCGTCAGGCGATCGAGCAGGAAGAGTTGCGGGTGTTTTATCAGCCGGTTTACGACCTGAATACCGGGCGAATTTGCGCTGCCGAAGCGCTGGTGCGTTGGCAGCACCCGACACGCGGCATGGTATCGCCCGGCGAATTCATCCCCATCGCCGAGCAGAACGGGCTGATCGTCGATATCGACGCCTGGGTATTGAATACTGCCTGTCGGCAAATGCAGACCTGGCTGGCGGCGGGCGTTCCGATTGCGTCTGTTGCGGTCAATGTGTCCAGTCGTCTGTTCAGCCGGGGTGATCTGGACCGGCAAGTGGCTCAGGTCTTGAGCGAGACCGGGCTCGATCCCGTGTTTCTTGAGCTGGAAGTCACGGAAAGCGCCGTCATGGAAGACCCCGAGCAGGCCATCGAGCAGCTGCACCGGCTGCGTGAGCTGGGCCTGAGCCTGGCCATCGACGATTTCGGCACGGGCTACTCGTCACTTCTGCGGCTCAAGAGCATGCCGGTGCAGAAGCTGAAGATCGATCAGGGCTTCGTCGCCGGGCTGCCTGGCGACGACGATGACATCGCAATCGTGCGGGCGGTCATCGCGCTGGCCTCAAGCCTTGGCATGCACGTGCTGGCGGAGGGCATCGAACATGCCAGCCAAGCGTCATTTCTGCTGAGCAACGGTTGTCAGTTGGGCCAGGGTTACTGGTTTGCCCGACCCATGGCCGCGCAGGCAATCGACTGGTCTCACGCGCCCGCTTTCAACTAG
- the desA gene encoding delta-9 fatty acid desaturase DesA, whose translation MWYNGLLDLSVWQVIAVTLVMTHVTIIGVTVYLHRYSAHRSLELNAGLKHFFRFWLWLTTAQNTREWTAIHRKHHAKCETADDPHSPVVKGLSTVLRKGAELYREEARNQDTLRIYGKNCPEDWIERNLYSRYKLLGIALMAVIDLALFGALGITVWAVQMMWIPFWAAGVVNGLGHAVGYRNFECRDAATNLVPWGIVIGGEELHNNHHTYPNSAKLSVKPWEFDMGWAWIKVFSFLRLAKVQRVAPIVHRVEGKGSMDMDTAMAILNNRFQIMAQYRKLVIAPLVAQELGKADESVRHQFRRAKRLLSRETSLLDDRHHVRIQTMLEHSHALKVIYEKRLALQQIWVKTSSNGHDMLSAIKEWIHEAEASGIKSLRDFADQLKTYSLRTAHA comes from the coding sequence ATGTGGTACAACGGTTTGCTCGACCTTTCAGTCTGGCAGGTAATAGCAGTCACGCTGGTAATGACCCATGTAACAATTATTGGCGTCACGGTCTATCTGCACCGCTATTCAGCTCACCGCTCGCTCGAACTCAATGCCGGGCTGAAGCACTTCTTCCGGTTCTGGCTGTGGCTGACCACTGCCCAGAACACCCGCGAATGGACCGCCATCCACCGCAAGCATCACGCAAAATGCGAAACCGCCGACGACCCACACAGCCCGGTCGTCAAAGGCTTGTCCACCGTGCTGCGCAAAGGTGCCGAGCTGTATCGCGAAGAAGCCCGGAATCAGGATACCCTGCGCATCTACGGCAAAAACTGCCCGGAAGACTGGATCGAGCGCAATCTGTATTCGCGCTACAAACTGCTGGGTATCGCCCTCATGGCAGTAATCGACCTGGCGCTGTTCGGCGCGCTCGGTATCACGGTCTGGGCTGTGCAGATGATGTGGATTCCGTTCTGGGCCGCAGGCGTGGTCAATGGTCTCGGCCATGCGGTCGGCTATCGCAATTTCGAATGCCGTGACGCGGCGACCAATCTGGTGCCATGGGGCATCGTGATCGGCGGCGAAGAGCTGCACAACAATCACCACACTTACCCCAACTCGGCCAAGCTGTCGGTCAAGCCCTGGGAATTCGACATGGGCTGGGCGTGGATCAAGGTATTCAGCTTCCTGCGTCTGGCGAAGGTCCAGCGGGTCGCGCCTATCGTCCACCGGGTCGAAGGCAAGGGCAGCATGGACATGGACACAGCCATGGCGATCCTCAACAACCGCTTCCAGATCATGGCGCAGTACCGCAAGCTGGTCATCGCGCCGCTGGTTGCTCAGGAGCTGGGCAAGGCTGACGAATCGGTGCGTCATCAGTTCCGTCGGGCCAAACGCCTGCTGTCGCGTGAAACCAGCCTGCTCGATGACAGGCACCACGTGCGCATCCAGACCATGCTGGAACACAGCCACGCGCTGAAGGTGATCTACGAAAAACGCCTCGCGCTGCAACAGATCTGGGTCAAGACCAGCAGCAATGGCCACGACATGCTGTCCGCCATCAAAGAGTGGATTCACGAAGCCGAAGCCAGTGGCATTAAGTCCCTGCGCGACTTCGCTGACCAGTTGAAAACCTACTCGCTGCGCACTGCGCACGCCTGA
- a CDS encoding GGDEF domain-containing protein — protein sequence MEKQSPIASAGAPITDMPAAAETLLALMHAQAEVTRLSEREQLFSSLLVSVNAVLWAFDWETQHMVYVSPAYERIFGRSAGLLLADYGEWRDSIYPDDLNYAERSLSEVIEKGAIEDREYRIIRADGEVRWLSDKCFLSHRADASQRLIVVGIAEDITEKKHLEDELQRLATTDVLTQSSNRRHFFECAQREFELARLNGTPLAFLLLDIDDFKLVNDTYGHQEGDTVLQRIAESGRSALRRGDLFGRIGGEEFAALFPGCAPEMAMQIAERLQREIQRQNFQAGGVTFSITASQGLTNLGPEDQGLEALYGRADAAMYQAKRQGKNQIVLV from the coding sequence ATGGAAAAGCAGTCCCCTATCGCCTCAGCTGGCGCACCGATCACAGATATGCCCGCAGCCGCAGAAACCCTGTTAGCCCTGATGCACGCTCAGGCCGAAGTTACCCGCCTGAGCGAGCGCGAACAATTGTTCAGCTCGCTGCTGGTGAGTGTGAACGCCGTTCTGTGGGCGTTCGACTGGGAAACCCAGCATATGGTCTACGTCAGCCCGGCCTACGAGCGTATCTTCGGCCGCTCAGCGGGCTTGCTCTTGGCCGACTACGGCGAATGGCGGGACAGCATCTACCCGGATGATCTCAACTACGCCGAACGCAGCCTGAGCGAAGTCATCGAGAAAGGCGCCATCGAAGATCGCGAGTACCGGATCATTCGTGCCGACGGCGAAGTCCGCTGGCTCAGCGACAAATGCTTCCTCAGCCATCGCGCCGACGCCAGTCAGCGCTTGATCGTGGTGGGTATCGCTGAAGACATCACCGAGAAAAAACACCTCGAAGATGAACTGCAACGCCTGGCGACGACCGATGTGCTGACCCAGAGCAGCAACCGCCGCCACTTCTTCGAGTGCGCCCAGCGAGAGTTCGAACTGGCGCGGCTGAACGGCACGCCGCTGGCCTTTCTGCTGCTTGATATCGATGACTTCAAACTGGTGAACGACACCTACGGCCACCAGGAAGGCGACACGGTATTGCAACGCATCGCCGAAAGCGGTCGCTCGGCCTTGAGGCGCGGTGATCTGTTCGGGCGTATTGGCGGCGAAGAATTCGCGGCGTTATTCCCCGGCTGCGCGCCGGAAATGGCCATGCAGATTGCCGAGCGCCTGCAACGCGAGATTCAGCGGCAGAATTTTCAGGCAGGCGGCGTCACATTCAGCATCACCGCCAGCCAGGGCCTGACCAACCTCGGCCCCGAAGACCAAGGCCTCGAAGCCCTCTACGGCCGCGCCGACGCCGCGATGTATCAGGCCAAGCGCCAGGGCAAGAATCAGATCGTGCTGGTTTGA